Proteins encoded within one genomic window of Lentisphaerota bacterium:
- a CDS encoding ORF6N domain-containing protein — MGILLGSHGTSPEVRSAIRLIRKQRVILDADLARFYGVTTKRLNEAVKRNHSRFPEDFAFQLSEREYAALRATAYDEPSQATDAPPACDHPLRSQIATSKEKRGGRRYRPYAFTEHGAIMAATILKSRRAIEMSVFVVRAFVRIREQLAASTALAKRLAEIEKALLTHDQALIDLYEQIRPLLLPPPEPPRKPIGFSVRENRARYRTARRSHTESTSLP; from the coding sequence ATGGGTATTTTATTGGGTAGCCACGGAACCTCCCCCGAGGTCCGTTCCGCCATCCGGCTGATCCGGAAACAGCGTGTCATCCTCGACGCCGACCTCGCCCGTTTCTACGGCGTTACCACCAAACGCCTGAACGAGGCGGTCAAGCGCAACCACAGCCGCTTCCCAGAGGATTTCGCGTTCCAACTGAGCGAACGGGAATACGCAGCTCTGCGTGCGACGGCTTATGATGAACCGTCGCAAGCAACAGATGCGCCACCCGCATGCGACCATCCTTTGAGGTCGCAAATTGCGACCTCAAAGGAGAAGCGCGGCGGGCGTCGCTATCGCCCCTACGCTTTCACTGAGCATGGCGCAATCATGGCCGCGACCATTCTCAAGAGCAGACGGGCCATCGAAATGAGTGTTTTCGTCGTGAGAGCCTTCGTCCGCATCCGCGAACAACTCGCCGCCTCGACCGCGCTGGCCAAGCGGCTCGCCGAGATCGAGAAGGCCCTGCTCACGCACGATCAGGCGCTCATAGACCTGTACGAACAGATCCGGCCCCTGCTGCTGCCGCCGCCCGAACCGCCCCGCAAACCCATCGGCTTCTCCGTCCGCGAGAACCGCGCCCGCTATAGAACCGCTAGAAGAAGCCACACAGAGTCAACGTCCTTGCCATGA